Within the Pagrus major chromosome 4, Pma_NU_1.0 genome, the region tgagaaaccttttttttcttctttcaaatgATGCTACTGAATGCCACTGGCACTGATCTGTGGGCTTTACACGAACAGACTATATCTTATAAGCATATATTTGCCTggtaattacatttatttttcttttatctcgATTGTTGATCGACGTGGCTTGAAATTAGACGTGCAGACCATGAAAATAACTGTCTTGAATCACATTTTCCAAAGACATGACACAGCTTTGGAAAATGTGCAGCAGGAACAATCAATTGTGGTGTGCAgtgcatgaaaaatacaatcttaaacacaaaaaaagctcAGTGTAATGTATAtgacagtaggacagtaatttgaattgttttttcttgtttgactTGAGTGTGTGCgcgaaagagagaaaaaaggacgAGATTATAGGATGACCGATGGGTTAAAAATACAGTGAAGGACACAGAGAGGTAAAATCTCCTCTGTTTGGACAGTGGACGTGAACGCAACGCAGACCACGTGATTAAAACCCGGAAGCGACTCGAGTGTCAACAATAAAATGGTGAGTGTGCGGTATTTTTTTGACAGAAAACGCAGGCATCGTGGCGTTTTTGCTCATTAATTTGGATGTTAATTAGGAATTGCTCTAAAACGAATTATTCTAGACGAATAGCTCACGTTTGactcaacaaaaaacatattttcaaggAAAACGCGAAGCAGCTAACCGGGGTTGAGCAGTTTTGCTAACGTGACCCCAAAAAGATGAATATGGACGTAATGGTGCGTTTTGTTCCGAGCACCTCCTCTCAAAATCACTGTTATTTGTCTAACGTTTACTTGATGTAGTGTGTGGTTTCATCATTTTGTCTAACCTATTTTCAAATGACAATAGCGACTATTtccatatatttttattgtgagCTAACGTTAAGTAAACCAAGCTTTCACCTGCAGTTACAGATCAAATCTAGCTTGTGTACTTTGTGTCCTTTCACCATGtaaatgctgtgtttttgtttgtgtaaaaggTGGAAATGGCCTCTTCAGAGTGGCAGCTGTCGTTGAAGCTGGTGGATCAGCCCAAATCCACCTTCCACTTCCCAGAGATGATGCCAGGGGATGTCTCACCTGGAGGATACAGAGTGGCTACTTTAAAACAGCTCGTTGCAGCACAGTTCCCAGACTCCATCCCAGACCCTGAACTTATAGGTCTGTTACAGCGAGGGCATTCAAACACAATAAATTGGCtgtgaatgaaatgtttctgtgtctgcgTGCAAGGCTGGCAAGGAAATTCCACTTCTCTATTAAGTAATCTGTTTAGTAGATTcctcaaggtgaataaatgttgtgtgttgctCTGCTGTCTCTGTATATCATTGTTATTTGTTCTCTGTCTCCGATCAGAGCTGCTCCACTGTGGGCGGAAACTCAAGGATGAACTAACACTGGATGCCTGCGGGATTCAACCGGGATCCACCGTACACATCCTCAAAAAGACCTGGCCAGAGCCAGAGAGCaattcaggtgtgtgtgtgtgtgtgtgtgtgtgtgtttgtaaatcaAGCAAAATGTGATGAAGCTGTACTATAAGTGAAACTGAAAGTCTGAatatgaacgtgtgtgtgtgtgctctttcTTCTCCAGAGCCCGTGAACAGAGCAACTGCAGCCAGGGAGTTCAGGGTGTTTCATGCTGCTCTTCACTCTCTCAACTCGGCCTACAGAGACTCGGTGAGTAGAAGACACACATAGGGACTTTGTTGCACCACTGTTGTATTGTTGTACTGTTGTACTACAGAGTTAGGGCGGCTGGGGCTCAGGAGATAGAGAGGGTTGTCCACTAGTGTTGTCAAGTGTATAAAATCAAAAGTCCATTTACCCTTTAGTTCATTTTAGTCAATGTCAGGAAACACAGCTGTGGGTCTTCCATCCACTGCTCATATAATTTCTCTCTATGCATTTTGGTGAAATATCCAAGCCTTGCATTATGTTACAACTGAAGAGCATAGGTTTAAACCTTGTGTAGATTCATTTATTCAGATGTTCAGACCCGGCTtcttaaagatcccctccagtGATGTATTAAGACACAGCCTGCTTCCGGACATCATGAATACAAAAATGCTCTTCACTTCTAAAGATTtcctgctggacacaagatgtctcctactttaCTGTTAAGACCATTCTTATTGTATTTGCTCTGGCGGCTTCAAGGTTCAAGACAGATTCATATAAGTGGCAATTGGACAAGGATTTTCCCTTTCAAACtacttgtgatgtcacaactcaTGCTCATAAACTTGAGAGAAAACGTACCCTTTCAGCAgctgaatgtgaaaacagccttatTGTGACAAACGCCGTTCATGTGGCAATATCAAACAGTTTAAAGGGAGTGCTGTCCttggtttttcttctttatttggCTTTTCATCTATGCAAGCATCTCTACCTCAGCTTTGCAAACTGTTTGCTGGTCTGTTCAGAATACACAGAGCTGACCATATGCCCTGAACAGGCATGAGGCCATGTGTTGcaaactgctgttaaaaacccCAATATAGGCATATCCCACATCTTAGTCTGAAAATGCTTACTTCCGATTAAGGAATATGATGTTAACATGACTTGTATCAAATTCTTAATATTGTCATAGTCGAAACATAGCCAGTGAAGCACAAgcattcaacatgtttttgagTGGAGCGCAACTTAAAAATATCTTAATTGCGTCCTCATTGACCTCTTGTGATCATGTCTCGCGTCTCCTCTCATTTATTATATCATTAGGAGGACTGGGACTGTTGCCTGATTCAAATGTGCCTATTTGCACTTGGCCATAAAGTGAGAGAAGAGTGTAGGTGGGGATTTGGAGATCATCATCTCCTCGATCCAAACCTTGTCTGAGTTCTGTGAAACCGGCAGTAAACTGTATCCAATAGCGTTCGGTAGCTCTCTCATGCCTTACAttcaaaaaaaaagtttattcgGTTTCAGAATGCAGGAATGCAGTGGTGTCTCCACTACACTAATTTTTCTGACACACAGATGGCGATAGTTGTCAGTACCAGATGGGGTCAGTTAACAAACCATGTAAACCAGAACACAACAGCACTCAAACAGCATTTTAGTCTGTATTCTGATCAGTCATGGAAATagttaaaataagataaaactttattaattCTGAAGGAAATTCTGGTGGCAGAGACTGGTCCAGGAAACATTCACAGTACAACCAGTAACAGGTCAGGGTCACACACTGGCCCAGTTTTTATGAGAATAAAGACAATAGTATTAAATATtagtgaaatatacaaaatataaagtgttttaAGAGTATTGGCAATGACATTGAAaggcagctaaaaaaaaaagtaatattgcACGTGATAATCAACGTAATAATGCACACGATATTTACTTTATATTGTACATGACGATAATAATGAGAAGTACATGATATTGAGAGGAGATACTGTGTGTAATATTGAAAGGTAATATTgtacatgttgaaaaaaaaaagtagtagtaCACATAATATTTACTGATACAGAAATGATACTGAAACCAGACACCAGAATCAACCAGAGTTTTATTCTGTTATTGAAGGTTAAAACATTGTTTGCTATGTGATATTGctcatttctctgtttgtaGAGAACCACTAGAATGTATATCAGTAGTGACTCATACCACCTTATGTCAAATCTGCAGTGCGCATTAATCTTGCATGTGGTTGAAGACGAATTGATTTAGTATAATAAAGCAAATGGCACCCAAACATCACATTCCTCATTCAGTGCTGTTTGAGCATATGAACAAATAACTGGCTGCGACTATTCCTGCAACTATTCCTACTGCAACTAGGTCACCATCACTGCTTTTTATACCACTGTTGCTACATTAACAAATGGGACTTTCTGTCTCCCCCCCCACACTTAGGTATATAAAATGCTGACAAATAAAGAGTCTCTGGATCAGATCATCGTGGCGACACCGGGGCTCAGGTCCGACCCAGTCGCCCTCGGTGAGACCTGCTGAGTTTAATAAACACTGTCACGCCATCTCATTGCACCACGCTAATATGCAAATAGTAACATTTCCTCTAACACTGTGTTTACCTGCTCAGGGGTGCTCCAAGACAAAGACCTCTTCGTGCAGTTCACAGACCCTAACATGCtggatgtgtgagtgtgttttttttcttttgcattttctCTGAAATGACGCACGATAAGTGAGAACAGTAAAGACACACAAGTGCAAAGTAATTTAATTTGacatctgttctgttctgttgggTTTCGTAGATTGATCAGTTCACACCCAGCCCTCGTCAACGCCATCATCTTGGTCCTGCACTCTGTGGCAGGCAGTATGCCCGCGCAGTCCAGCGCCAGCTCCTCTCGCAACGTCTCTGCCAGTTCTTACAGTGATATGCCTGGTGAGCATGTGAAAGATGGTGCAGTAAACACAGGCAGAGCTTACTGCAAACAAATGAGTATCGCTAATAGTTAGAAAGAATTTCTATTGACAATAGAGCTGCAAAAATTAACCGATTAGgtgtcaactattaaatttatcgccaactattttgacaatcaattaatcagtttgtcttcttaaatttgaatattttctgttttttttactcctctatgacagtaaacagaatacattttgagttgtggacaaaacaactagtggattaatggagaaaataatccacagatcaGTCTAATCATTAATGCCGGCCTAGTAGACAAGCTTTGAATATTGAAGCAGCTGAACTGAGGCAGACAccagtttttatattttaataaaatgcatACACCCTCATCCTCAACAACCCAAAGAAAGATGtttagtttactgtcaaagagaaacaaagaaacaaggaAATATTCACCTTTTTAAGAAGCTGTCAAAATTGTTTGCGATTAATTTCATtccaaatatacaaataattaTCTTTCTTCGGCAGGAGGCTTCATGTTTGAAGGCATGTCCGACGATGAGGAAGACTTCCAGTCGGTGAGTCTCTCTGCTTAACACTCCACATCAGATCTCGTGCACAGGCAAACTGATGGTTCCCAGGGGGCCtgattgtatttctgtgtgtctAAATGTGTGTGACAGGGGAGCCCAGCGGGTCCCTCCAGCAGAGCAGGAGGCTCAGCAGGAATGCGTCCAGTGTCTCTGAGTCACAGTGGGGCGACGGGCCCTCGACCAATAACGCAGAGCGAGCTGGCGACGGCGTTGGCCCTCGCCAGCACGCCTGACAGCAGCGCAGTCACTCCAACAACTTCAAGCCAGGTgagatttatttacatttggaAAAAGATTAATAGAGACATTTTTATGTTACAAAACCCTGCTACATTACAGCAGATTCATCcatttatcttttcttttttctgtcattctgtctttGGATTAGGCGGACCCCTCCAGTAGTGTAGCCCCCATGCCAGCAGGGACCCCAGTCAGTAACGATCTCTTCAGTCAGGCTCTACAGCAAGCTCTGCAAGCCTCCAACATGTCAGCTCTACAGGTGAGGCTATGAACTCGCTGACTAAATCCCACATATGCAATTCCCAGGAGGAAATGTACTTTGAAATCTCAAATAACTGGCCTGTTTATTCTGTATTGTTTGTGGTATCAGTTTAATGTCTCCATTGGAGCTGTAAAGCTGTTTATGCAGGAGTAAAGAAGATCTGTGCTTTAGACTCTGGTCGGCCCTCGGTTTAAAGAGCCATTcggtgaatgtgtttttgttttgtcagggCCGCTGGCAGTCCCAGATGCAGCAGCTCAGGGACATGGGGATCCAGGATGAGGAGCTGATGCTGAGGGCGCTGCAGGCCACAGATGGTGACATCCAGGCTGCCCTGGAGCTCATATTTGCTGGAGGCCCAGGGCTCTGAGCCTGCACCCCATGGACAAAGGCTTtcatagaggaggaagaggcttGTCATGCTGCCCAGGAATGATAAATAATGGATTTAGACGTACAATATATAGTTTTTTTAACCTATGTACCCCATTTACATACAGTTTATTCCAACTGAGCGGTCATGACAGCCTTTTTCTTATGGATGTTACTAGActcaaattttaaataaatgtaattacgCTTACCTCATCAACTCCTGAGCCCCTGTCAATGTTATTTCATAGGCGACTGACCATAAATGTATTGCATTAGTGTAGTCAGTCTAAATTCTCTAAGGTCATCTTAGAATGCTCTGATTTCATTCTTCTTTTCTGTTGCTGCGTAATCGTACAAGCATATTTAATCTCATTGCATCTAACATTGTCTGCTCAGCTTATGCATTCCCCCCGTTTGCCCACTAGATGGCAATGCAGTAGTTTATTTCCACCCAGCCGTGACTGATCATGTCATCCCAGCAGACTTGCAGCTTcatatttgcttttttcttcccttGCTAAATTTAAAATCATGTTCCTGATCTGCCCTCTGTTGAGCCGCGCTTGAgaaatggttgtttttctttgtggctGCGAGCTTTCATTTCTCACAATAATTCACTGGCGTTGCACCGATAAGGTGAAGGCTTTATTAGCATCCACTGAGATGTTGCTGTGCTTGTCAGAGCATTGTTACCATTAGCTGAGCCCCCCCTCTTTGTTCACCCCTCCCAGCCTTATTACAGAAGGCTACATTTGCTTTGTCTCGTTGTCTCCCATCAGGGTATTTTAGGGGAGGACATATTGAGCAACCCCCCcaacccctcctccctccactaCCTACTGTTCTCCATCTACAGTAATTGCCCTGCTTAGTTTTATTACTGCATCTGTGAATGTGACAGCTCAATCAGCGGATTGCCCTTTCATGAGCGCAGCACCCAAACAGCGCTTTGTGTCCGTCTGTCCCCATTACCATTTTATATGCATGCGCACCTGCGGGCAATTTCCACCTCCAACTGCCTCCAAGGGTATTTTAAAAGTGAAGCATTTGCTGCTGTGCTGAAGGGAACGGTGTCAAAGCTTTCAGCGAAACAACAGTGAATAAAAGTGTCATCGACTTTCCtgcaaattattttgaaaaaggaGACGGTTGTGCTCACCCAGATGAAATGGTTTAATTTTAAGCCGATGCTGAATGGTTTTTGCATTGATTTCCGTTTAGACTTGTCGTCgtgtgcttttgttttgcttctgtgAAGTCAGATGTGGAATCCGCattgttttgtgtcttgtttACTGTTTTTCAGCTGTCATCACAGGCCTGATAACCGCAGCGTTCAGTTCAACTTTAACAATTCACAGTGGAAAATCGTGTGAAGTCGTCATGGAGACACTCGACGGCGTGTGAAATGCCGTCACACGTATGGCATGGAAGAGCTGTTATTGCCCCATGTGTAGAACCCTTTTGTTGTCGGCCGTGAGAGAAGTATTGGCTGTGCGTAATCTCTCAGGACCCTCGCCTGATATTAAACCCTCTATATCCAACTGAATGTCATAAGAGTGCTCAAATTACAACTCGGGGTGTGAACTGAACCCTTTCATCAGCTCTCCATCGATGTAAGCTATTCCAGAAACACTGAAAGAGTATATTTAATCCACTAAAATGATAGGAATGAAGATGATGTTGTCATGGCAGCAAGTCTGAAGGCATGAAAGCAAGAGGTGACGCTTAAAttatttctcctttttaatAGGGGCTGTATTGTTCCTGTCATCTCCACGCAAGCACCAACTCTGAAGGTCTCAGAGCAGAAATGACAGAAAGCAAGCtgttatttctttctctgtctagTGCCTGCACTTCAACCTACGGTCAAAGAGGTTTCGAACAGGTGTGAAGAATCGCATCATTCTGCAAGAGTTTGTCAGACTGCTCTCTGCGTGTTCTTTTAGTTttaacacagtgacacagtggcGGATGCATATCTGTGAAAAAGCCACCTCTGAGCAGGAACAGGAAACGGCAAATCACAAACTAGAAAGATGCCTTCCTAACGAACGAATCAAGCCCCGGAGCTTTGAAGCTGGCACAAATCTGCCCAATTACTCCCACAGTGACCTGGGATTCAGGTAATGAGCAAGGTTTTGCACCGTCTCATTATGGGCAATATGTTAAGCCAATAGAAATCACCAATGCCAGACCTTTTGAAATGGTGTAAAAGCCCCTCTAATCAAGTCTTCACAGACAAGAAGAACAATACCAACTCCATTCTCTCCAGATGAAATCCTCCGACGTgccagaggagaggggaaggatAGAGTTGGTATAATGCCCTCCATCCGCTTTTGTCTTTCTGAAAGGAGGCAACCCACGTGTTATTAACATAAGGTCTGTTACCTGAGATTGCTTTCTGCCCGGCGTGACTGAGCGGAATATGAAATGAGGTTCTGATGGACACCATGGCCATTTTATCCCCTCGTGGCCCATTCATTGCTTTCAGGCCATGCTTTtattcttctcctcttctttttttctgccacTCTTTTTCGTCCACAAAAGCTTCTTTGATGCTTTTCATCCCAGGTGCTTTAACCCTTGATGGAGCTTCTCTGGAGGagaacagagctgctgcagcagagggagagacaaagatCGTGCACAAACCAGCGGAAGGAAACTTAAAATAGCAACTTCACTCTCTGTGCTGTCTGAGGTTGTGGATTTGATTGAGTCGGttgagataaaagaaaaactgcagttAAATCCGACGTGACATTTGAAATAGAAATTTTCAGAATTAATTCTTGTCATAAATGCAAACGGAAGCTCTGAGgcaagtgaggacatttttaatctggtgatccattttctaagtcgGATCTCATTGTTTTCCcatcctgtgtttatgactgcagtatggaagccctgaggggcaggTGAAGAATCTTTCTTGATGGTGACCCATTTACTAAATCTGATtagaagttgttgtttttttcatgtgtgaacccgagtgattttttttgtttgtttttttcaggggttttttcatgtgtaaaacctgattgacaaaaaaaaaattcaggagaaaaataaatgtcacttggtttcacacatgaaaaaagaatctcttaaaaacatttttcacgtTTTCACAGATGGGGGGGAGAAATTATGAATTTataaagattatcctggcaaaacttttttccccaccagttctcaagtcataaacagaACAATTTAGATCAAACTTAGGTAATggatcaacagaaaaaaattctcccttgcccctcagggcttccgtattgttttcatctgtgacaacctgtggggaaaaaaataaataaaaaaattcctGAGTGAAACCTTGTgatctttttaaatgtgtaaaacctgactgaaaaaaaaaaaaattcacatggtTTCACATAATctcttggaaaaaaacattttttcacgttttcacacatggaggaaaaaaatgttttaagaaCTTATAAAGATTATccttgcaaaaaaacaaaattcacaccagttctcaagtcataaacacaagaGAGAACAACTTAGATCAAACTTAGGTAATGGATCAACTGAAAAAAATTCTACTGTTTTCATCTGTGACAacctgtggagaaaaaaaataaataaatcacgaGTGAAAACTAGTGATTTTTGCAGggttttttcatgtgtaaaacctgattgacaaaataaaaaattcaggagaaaaaaaaaattcatttggtttcacacatgaaaaaaaatctcttgaaaaaaacattttttcacgttttcacaGTTGGggaaaaattttttttaagaacttataaagattatcctggcaaaactttttttcccaccagttctcaagtcataaacagaACAATATAGATCAAACTTAGGTAATggatcaacagaaaaaaattctCCCTTGCCCTTCAGGGCTTCCGtattgttttcatctgtgacaagctgtggggaaaaaaataaataaaaaaattcctGAGTGAAaccttgtgatttttttaaatgtgtaaaacctgactgaaaaaaaaaaaattcacatggtTTCACATAATctcttggaaaaaaacattttttcacgttttcacacatggaggaaaaaaatgttttaagaaCTTATAAAGATTATccttgcaaaaaaacaaaattcacaccagttctcaagtcataaacacaagaGAGAACAACTTAGATCAAACTTAGGTAATGGATCAACTGAAAAAAATTCTACTGTTTTCATCTGTGACAacctgtggagaaaaaaataaaataaatcatgagtGAAAACTAGTGATTTTTGCAGggttttttcatgtgtaaaacctgattgacaaaaacaaaaaattcaggagaaaaaaaaattcacttggtttcacacatgaaaaaaaaaatctcttgaagaaaacatttttttcacgttttcacaGTTGGGGaaattttggggggaaaaaaaaaatgagtgaaacctagtgtttttttatgtgtaaaaccTGATTgacaatttttgtttttcaggagattaaaaaaaatctcttgaaaacattttttttcacattttcacatatgggaaaaaaatgttttaaaaaacttttttttcccaccagttctcaattcataaacacaggagataACAATTTAGATCAAACTTAGGCAATGGATCAACAGACTCTCTCTTGCCCCTCGGGGGCTTCCatattgttttcatctgtgacaACCTgcgaaataaaaaaaaattaaataaataaataaatcatgagtGAAACctgagtgatttttttcttttcatgagaTCTTTtttagcagaaaaaaaaacactgacacacatgaacatttttttttctcctggaagaAAACTTCAAACGTCCTTTGCCCCTCGGGGCTTCTGTATAAACTTGTGTGTGGTCAGTGATGTtattgaaaaatattgtttgGGGATGTTTGTGgatgtttatttgtttccttttaaGTAGAATTCCCAAAGAAAAATGaccaatcaacaaacaaattgTCACCGTCATGGTCATATCATACAAATGTTCTCAGTTGCACACGGACAAACGAAGCTGAAAACAGTTTCTGTGTCGGAGCCACACAGACAAAGTCCTCACTGTCTGGCTGTCACATACCGTACCAGCCAAACTCGAGGTGTGTGCGTTCCAGATTCTGCCTACTATCAAACGAGTCGAGAGGCTGCGAATGTTCAATGTCTCCTTTCATCAACCCCCTGCCTGTGCTCTTCCTGACTGCCTGCCACATGTTTTGTGGCCGAGATGAGCCGTGTGAAAACTGTTTTTGCTGTCACAATTTAACAGTTCTGAAAGAGATTTTAGGGATTTGAACAGTACTGACTGCAGTCTAATTTACATGTAAAAGTAAGTATGATAGCTTTAACGTATTTGTGTCTGGCTGAGAAGTATCCAAAAaccacagaaaagaaagaacgTACATGTAAACTGACTAAAAGCTGGTATAATACTGCACAAAGTACTAGagaagcttaaaaaaaaatacagacaagaAACTAgagcttttgttgttgttgttgtggcaaAGCATCCATGAAACACGGATTTGCTGGGGGGTTTTTTTCTATGTCTATGAGGCGATGTAATTCAGCACTAATTATAgggaaaacacagacagttcAGTTGGTACACTTCCAGTTAATTAATTCAGAATAATTGGTCGCAGTGCACAGCAGGTCATCTGAACATGGAAATGTAAAAGTTTGTCTACAGGCGAGCATACAGTTCATAAATATGGAGGATTAAGTTTTCACAAAATCACTAATATCAAGTGCTTTGTTGTTCGACTGCATGATTTTAGCACATGTCAGGGGACCTTGAGTGCCGTggaataataaaatgtttaaataaaatgtattattattattattattgttaggttaaaggtgcaatatgtgagaatttgccACCAGTcaaaattcatactccaaaccaatagggggcagcatatcccCAG harbors:
- the LOC140995151 gene encoding ubiquitin-like protein 7 isoform X2; translation: MVEMASSEWQLSLKLVDQPKSTFHFPEMMPGDVSPGGYRVATLKQLVAAQFPDSIPDPELIELLHCGRKLKDELTLDACGIQPGSTVHILKKTWPEPESNSEPVNRATAAREFRVFHAALHSLNSAYRDSVYKMLTNKESLDQIIVATPGLRSDPVALGVLQDKDLFVQFTDPNMLDVLISSHPALVNAIILVLHSVAGSMPAQSSASSSRNVSASSYSDMPGGFMFEGMSDDEEDFQSGSPAGPSSRAGGSAGMRPVSLSHSGATGPRPITQSELATALALASTPDSSAVTPTTSSQADPSSSVAPMPAGTPVSNDLFSQALQQALQASNMSALQGRWQSQMQQLRDMGIQDEELMLRALQATDGDIQAALELIFAGGPGL
- the LOC140995151 gene encoding ubiquitin-like protein 7 isoform X1, with protein sequence MNMDVMVEMASSEWQLSLKLVDQPKSTFHFPEMMPGDVSPGGYRVATLKQLVAAQFPDSIPDPELIELLHCGRKLKDELTLDACGIQPGSTVHILKKTWPEPESNSEPVNRATAAREFRVFHAALHSLNSAYRDSVYKMLTNKESLDQIIVATPGLRSDPVALGVLQDKDLFVQFTDPNMLDVLISSHPALVNAIILVLHSVAGSMPAQSSASSSRNVSASSYSDMPGGFMFEGMSDDEEDFQSGSPAGPSSRAGGSAGMRPVSLSHSGATGPRPITQSELATALALASTPDSSAVTPTTSSQADPSSSVAPMPAGTPVSNDLFSQALQQALQASNMSALQGRWQSQMQQLRDMGIQDEELMLRALQATDGDIQAALELIFAGGPGL